A window from Sinanaerobacter sp. ZZT-01 encodes these proteins:
- a CDS encoding nucleotidyltransferase family protein, whose translation MKGPILVVMAAGMGSRYGGLKQMDPVGSNGELIIDFSLYDAWKAGFRKVIFIIKREMEKDFRAMIEPKAGKKLEVVFAFQELTDVPEGFHPPNGRVKPWGTGHAVLAARKEVDAPFAVINADDYYGVQAFQDMYDFLRNAHDDDKYRYCMVGYLVENTLTENGHVARGLCQADENGYLQDIVERTKIQRNNGQIQYTENDCDWATIAEGTLVSMNLWGFTRSIMKELEKRFSAFLESALKENPLKGEYFLPFVVDELIEEGNATVKVLKSPDKWQGVTYKEDKENVVRALQLLKDQGVYPQNLWE comes from the coding sequence ATGAAAGGACCGATTTTAGTTGTAATGGCTGCTGGAATGGGCAGCCGATACGGTGGATTGAAACAGATGGACCCAGTTGGATCAAATGGTGAACTGATTATTGATTTTTCCCTTTATGATGCCTGGAAAGCTGGCTTTCGTAAAGTTATTTTTATTATTAAAAGAGAAATGGAAAAAGATTTTCGTGCCATGATTGAGCCAAAAGCAGGTAAAAAATTAGAAGTTGTCTTTGCATTTCAGGAGCTGACAGATGTGCCGGAGGGATTTCATCCTCCTAATGGACGGGTAAAACCATGGGGGACAGGCCATGCTGTACTAGCTGCGAGAAAAGAAGTGGATGCACCGTTTGCAGTGATCAATGCAGATGATTACTATGGAGTGCAGGCATTTCAGGATATGTATGATTTTCTGAGAAATGCACACGATGACGACAAATATCGTTACTGTATGGTAGGTTATTTGGTGGAAAATACTTTGACAGAGAATGGACATGTAGCAAGAGGTCTCTGCCAAGCAGATGAGAACGGGTATTTGCAGGATATTGTAGAGCGAACAAAGATTCAAAGAAACAACGGGCAAATTCAATATACTGAAAATGACTGTGATTGGGCTACCATTGCAGAGGGTACCTTGGTATCTATGAACTTGTGGGGTTTTACAAGGAGTATAATGAAGGAGCTTGAAAAAAGATTTTCGGCTTTTTTAGAATCTGCATTGAAGGAAAATCCATTAAAAGGAGAATATTTTTTACCCTTTGTAGTGGATGAACTGATTGAAGAGGGAAATGCTACGGTAAAGGTGCTGAAATCGCCTGATAAATGGCAGGGTGTTACGTATAAAGAGGATAAGGAAAATGTGGTGAGAGCCTTGCAGTTACTAAAAGATCAAGGTGTATATCCACAAAATCTTTGGGAATAA